Part of the Desulfohalovibrio reitneri genome is shown below.
AAATCGCATGGTCGGTCCGGGGTGGTTTGCCCACGCGGGGCGTTACGGTACAGATATATATATGACCTGCGAAACGGATGATGTCCAGGGGAACCGGGGCGGATGCCCTCGGAGGCTGAGAGGAAGGGGGGCGAAGCGCCGTCCCCGCTCATGCGGCGGGGACGCGCAGGTCGCGTGGGCCGCTACAGGTCCAGCAGCTTTGCCACGCGGTCCGGATCGATGGGGTCGTGGGCTTGATCCAGGCCGTTTTCCCGGGGGTGCCCGGGCTGCTCTTCCCGGTTGTCGCGCAGGGCTTTGACCAGACGTGCGGGCGCGGGGCCCTGGCGGCGCACGCAGGGGATGTCGGGCTGGTGGTCGAGTGGACGGGCGCTCATGGGATATACCTCCGCTGGGATGTTCGTTCCGGGGTGCGAACTCCCATGCAGGATCGGAGCCGAGTGAAAAAAAGTTATACATTATGGTATCATAAAAAAACAGCCAAGGGCGGTCAGCAAACCCTTCCCTAGTCCGCCGGCTGTTTCTGGCCGTGTTTGGGGTGTTTGCGCACTTGCGTCGCGGCCCGCCGCAACTCGTCGAGAATGTCCTCATCGTCCACCGGCTCCCGCAACACGATGCTGCCGGTCTGCACGTAGCGCGGCCTGAGGTTGTTCAGGCAGAGGGCATAGATATCCTCCACGTCGAGCGGGTCCGGCGCGTCGCCCAAAACCTCGCGGATGACACCGGGCATGAGCCGGGCCACGCGCTGTTCGTTTTTGTTGCGCACCTTGGACACGCACTTGCCGCAGAGCAACTCGATGTCTTCCATGGCTCGTTCCTCCATGCATCCCCATACCGCACATGGCGGTCCGGGCAAAGGGAAATGCGCCGGGGAACGGCTTGTCCACAGAGCGCAATTGGGCAATACTGCGGCCCGCGAGGCACACCATGACCGGAACCTCTTTCGTCAATCTCTGCATCTTCCACATTCTGGACGGCCTGTCCGACGGGCTGTCCCATTTCTCGCAACCCAGCCGCGCCGCCCTGGTCTACGCCGTGTCCCCGGACGACCACCCCCGGGTCTACGATCCCCAGAACCTGCTGGCCGGGCACGAGCGGAAGCTCAAGGAACTCTACCTTGACTCGGACGAGTGGCGGGAGACCGCCAGGGCCATGACTTCGGCTCGCCGCACCGAGATGGTCCCCCGCGAGCCGCTGTCCCTGTCCGGACTCATCGCCTTCGGCGGCGCCTCCCCGGCCATCGCCCACC
Proteins encoded:
- a CDS encoding late competence development ComFB family protein, whose protein sequence is MEDIELLCGKCVSKVRNKNEQRVARLMPGVIREVLGDAPDPLDVEDIYALCLNNLRPRYVQTGSIVLREPVDDEDILDELRRAATQVRKHPKHGQKQPAD